A window of the Gossypium hirsutum isolate 1008001.06 chromosome A05, Gossypium_hirsutum_v2.1, whole genome shotgun sequence genome harbors these coding sequences:
- the LOC107904365 gene encoding ribonuclease H2 subunit A produces MGSEAPLPKWASTPCIMGIDEAGRGPVLGPMVYGCLYCARSYQKTLASLNFADSKTLKEEKREELFENLKADESIGWSVDVIDPRELSAKMLKKNKVNLNEISHDSAIGLINRVLSMGVLLTEAYLDTVGDADKYRIKLSERFPSIKFVVAKKADSLYPVVSGASIVAKVTRDRALREWVLEETSENMHRSFGSGYPGDPETKAWLAHHKHSIFGFPTLVRFSWGTCTSYYKDMVEVLWESDKVDEDVGYGSSGKQLKLSNIGFGKASKRKIEEIESSGKGRCKFFHSRKLEQLTHF; encoded by the exons ATGGGATCGGAAGCTCCTCTCCCCAAATGGGCATCTACTCCTTGCATTATGGGCATTGATGAAGCCGGGCGTGGCCCTGTTTTAG GACCCATGGTGTATGGTTGCCTTTACTGTGCTCGCTCTTATCAGAAAACTCTTGCTTCCTTGAATTTTGCTG ATTCAAAGACTCTAAAGGAAGAGAAGAGGGAAGAATTGTTTGAGAATTTAAAAGCTGATGAATCGATAGGGTGGTCTGTTGATGTTATAGATCCAAGGGAGCTCTCAGCTAAAATGCTAAAGAA GAATAAGGTGAACCTGAATGAGATATCACATGATTCTGCAATCGGTCTCATCAATAGGGTATTGAGCATGGGAGTTCTTCTAACTGAG GCTTACCTTGATACAGTTGGAGATGCTGACAAGTATAGAATCAAACTGTCTGAAAGATTTCCATCCATCAAATTTGTTGTTGCAAAGAAGGCTGATAGTCTTTATCCAGTTGTGAGTGGGGCAAGCATAGTGGCTAAG GTAACCAGAGACAGAGCCTTGCGAGAATGGGTGCTGGAGGAAACTTCTGAAAACATGCATAGGAGTTTTGGTTCTGGATATCCAGGAG ATCCTGAAACAAAGGCTTGGCTGGCACATCATAAACACTCAATATTTGGATTCCCAACACTAGTCCGCTTCAGTTGGGGTACATGCACTTCATATTACAAGGATATGGTTGAAGTGTTATG GGAATCTGATAAGGTGGATGAAGATGTTGGTTATGGCAGCAGTGGGAAGCAATTGAAACTAAGTAATATTGGTTTCGGCAAGGCGTCGAAGCGGAAAATTGAAGAAATAGAATCAAGTGGTAAAGGGAGATGTAAGTTCTTCCATTCTCGTAAGCTTGAGCAACTCACTCATTTCTAG
- the LOC107904364 gene encoding 50S ribosomal protein L9 — MAYIQNGRHALRQIIKETNVQQSHDRLMQPLFYACQGIRYRKLDVILTTSIEKLGKAGETVKVAPGYFRNHLMPKLLAVPNIDKFAYLIKEQRKIYQPKEEEVQVVTKNVEDKSKVYEKAAYRLLNGRLVLRRSINVEKFRARSTKDDPIELRSPVTKDEIVAEVARQLCVQIDPENLHLPTPLETFGLFDVQLRMPKSIPLPEGRYNWTLKVKIRGK, encoded by the exons ATGGCTTATATCCAGAATGGAAGACATGCCCTTCGGCAAATTATCAAAGAAACGAATGTCCAGCAAAGCCATGATCGTTTGATGCAACCTCTGTTCTATGCTTGTCAAGGAATTAGATACAGAAAGTTGGATGTGATTCTTACGACG AGCATTGAGAAACTTGGCAAAGCTGGTGAGACTGTCAAAGTCGCTCCTGGTTATTTTCGCAATCATCTGATgccgaaattgcttgctgttcCTAATATTGATAAGTTCGCTTATCTCATTAAGGAGCAGCGTAAG ATTTATCAACCCAAGGAAGAAGAGGTTCAAGTAGTTACAAAGAATGTGGAAGATAAGAGCAAAGTATATGAAAAGGCTGCATATCGTCTACTTAATGGCCGGCTG GTATTAAGGAGATCTATCAATGTTGAAAAGTTTCGTGCCCGATCGACCAAAGATGACCCAATTGAATTGCGCTCACCTGTGACAAAAGATGAAATTGTTGCTGAG GTTGCAAGGCAGCTTTGCGTTCAAATTGATCCTGAAAATCTGCACCTTCCAACACCTTTGGAAACATTTGGACTGTTTGATGTGCAATTGCGGATGCCAAAATCCATACCGCTCCCAGAAGGAAGGTATAATTGGACGCTTAAAGTTAAAATCCGAGGTAAATAA
- the LOC107904363 gene encoding nicastrin isoform X1: MALKIVFLILLFSFRFRLSLSGNGQTTSMESVPDLQKSMYMVVDGYPCVRLVNLSGEIGCSNPGRDKVVAPIIKYKNNKELGQPSAILLSMDDVQGFFLRISNDSSFDSNVAGVLVESRVEIQHKLKGFSPARKFPQAEFAPYHNTNYEWNPIGSGIMWKSYNFPVFLLSESSTSTLQEIAMKNEKTEQAYTTNVAEFDVVMQTTKVGTHESESCLKEETCLPLGGYSVWSAVPPINNSSSNQSKPIILTVASMDAASFFRDKSLGADSPLSGVISLLAAVDALSHVDGLDNLNKQLVFLVFTGEAWGYLGSRRFLVELDQQSDAVRGLNSSLIQLVMEIGSTGKGFSQGNKTFFAHTQVSSDTNEALDALKLAQESLKSEGVTVSNASSSNPGIPPSSLMAFLRKNSSTSGIVLEDFDTVFANKFYHSHLDDSGEFISFLFVFLCSSFFIMLLKLANTLGIIYVAANINSSAIVAAASLVARTLYVLASDKKDSTSSALSSINVNASLVEELISCLLDCDPGLSCELVSSYIISVDTCPSHYVGVVLGEPSSTPSPNQVDDISRFVWNFLADRTSTPKGTTTVCSKDCSNNGGVCIRAETDGKGICVNSTTRYVPAYSTRLKLDSGTWKVLPPNSSDPMGMLDPVWTESNWNTIGLRVYTVQEAAYDRVVLLGGISVTVLAYLAIVLIRAYITKALKQD, encoded by the exons ATGGCTTTAAAAATCGTTTTTCTCATTTTGCTCTTTAGTTTCCGGTTTCGTCTCTCTCTGTCTGGTAATG ggCAAACGACCTCCATGGAATCAGTTCCTGATCTTCAGAAGTCAATGTACATGGTTGTTGATGGATACCCTTGTGTACGACTAGTCAATCTTTCTGGAGAGATTGGTTGCTCAA ATCCTGGTCGAGACAAGGTTGTTGCTCCAATTATAAAATACAAGAACAACAAGGAGTTGGGTCAGCCATCTGCAATTTTGTTGTCAATGGATGATGTGCAAGGTTTCTTTCTTAG AATATCAAATGATTCAAGCTTTGATAGTAATGTTGCTGGTGTTTTGGTTGAATCAAGGGTTGAAATCCAACATAAGCTAAAAG GATTCTCTCCTGCTCGAAAGTTTCCACAAGCTGAATTTGCACCCTATCATAACACTAATTATGAGTGGAACCCAATT GGATCTGGAATCATGTGGAAATCGTATAATTTTCCTGTGTTTTTACTTTCTGAAAGTAGCACATCAACCTTGCAAGAG ATTGCAATGAAGAATGAGAAAACAGAGCAAGCTTATACTACAAATGTTGCAGAATTTGACGTGGTGATGCAG ACAACTAAGGTTGGGACCCATGAGTCAGAATCATGTTTGAAAGAAGAGACTTGTCTTCCATTAGGAGGATACAG TGTTTGGTCAGCAGTCCCACCCATTAACAACTCATCTTCAAATCAGTCCAAGCCCATTATACTAACAGTGGCTTCTATGGATGCTGCATCATTTTTTCGTGACAAAAGCCTTGGTGCAGATTCCCCTCTATCT GGAGTGATATCATTGTTGGCAGCAGTTGATGCCCTTTCTCATGTAGATGGTTTAGACAACCTTAATAAACAG CTTGTCTTTCTTGTTTTCACTGGTGAGGCCTGGGGTTACCTTGGTAGCAGAAGATTTTTAGTTGAACTTGATCAGCAGTCAGATGCTGTTCGTGGTCTCAATAGCTCACTGATTCAGTTG GTCATGGAAATTGGATCCACTGGAAAGGGCTTCAGTCAAGGGAACAAAACCTTCTTTGCTCACACACAG GTTTCATCTGACACAAATGAAGCTTTGGATGCCTTGAAACTTGCTCAAGAGTCCCTTAAATCTGAAGGTGTTACAGTTTCAAATGCCAGCTCTTCTAATCCTGGAATTCCTCCATCATCCTTGATGGCATTTCTGAGAAAG AACTCTTCAACTTCTGGGATTGTGTTAGAGGATTTTGATACCGTTTTTGCCAACAAGTTCTACCATAGTCATCTTGATGATTCAGGTGAGTTCATTTCATTCTTGTTTGTTTTTCTCTGCTCTTCATTTTTCATTATGTTACTCAAACTTGCAAATACTCTGGGCATCATCTATGTTGCAGCAAATATAAACTCTTCAGCGATAGTTGCGGCTGCTTCTCTTGTTGCTCGGACTCTCTATGTTCTTGCGAGTGATAAAAAGGATTCCACCAGTTCAGCCCTAAGTTCAATTAATGTGAATGCCTCTCTAGTAGAAGAACTAATTAGTTGCTTGTTGGACTGTGATCCTGGTCTGTCATGTGAGTTGGTTAGCAGCTATATTATAAGTGTTGATACATGCCCAAGCCATTATGTTGGTGTTGTTCTTGGAGAACCTTCCTCAACACCTTCTCCCAATCAGGTGGATGACATTTCCAGGTTCGTGTGGAACTTTCTGGCAGATAGAACATCAACTCCAAAGGGCACTACAACTGTTTGCTCAAAGGATTGTAGCAACAATGGTGGAGTGTGCATTAGAGCAGAAACCGATGGGAAAGGCATTTGTGTTAACTCCACAACCAG GTACGTCCCGGCATATTCAACTCGCTTGAAGTTGGACTCTGGAACATGGAAAGTGCTGCCTCCGAACTCCTCAGATCCTATGGGGATGCTGGACCCTGTCTGGACGGAGAGCAATTGGAATACGATTGGTCTCCGGGTATACACCGTCCAGGAAGCTGCATATGACCGAGTGGTTCTGCTTGGAGGTATAAGTGTCACAGTCTTGGCTTATTTAGCAATAGTACTAATAAGAGCCTACATAACAAAGGCCTTGAAGCAAGATTGA
- the LOC107904363 gene encoding nicastrin isoform X2 encodes MALKIVFLILLFSFRFRLSLSGNGQTTSMESVPDLQKSMYMVVDGYPCVRLVNLSGEIGCSNPGRDKVVAPIIKYKNNKELGQPSAILLSMDDVQGFFLRISNDSSFDSNVAGVLVESRVEIQHKLKGFSPARKFPQAEFAPYHNTNYEWNPIGSGIMWKSYNFPVFLLSESSTSTLQEIAMKNEKTEQAYTTNVAEFDVVMQTTKVGTHESESCLKEETCLPLGGYSVWSAVPPINNSSSNQSKPIILTVASMDAASFFRDKSLGADSPLSGVISLLAAVDALSHVDGLDNLNKQLVFLVFTGEAWGYLGSRRFLVELDQQSDAVRGLNSSLIQLVMEIGSTGKGFSQGNKTFFAHTQVSSDTNEALDALKLAQESLKSEGVTVSNASSSNPGIPPSSLMAFLRKNSSTSGIVLEDFDTVFANKFYHSHLDDSANINSSAIVAAASLVARTLYVLASDKKDSTSSALSSINVNASLVEELISCLLDCDPGLSCELVSSYIISVDTCPSHYVGVVLGEPSSTPSPNQVDDISRFVWNFLADRTSTPKGTTTVCSKDCSNNGGVCIRAETDGKGICVNSTTRYVPAYSTRLKLDSGTWKVLPPNSSDPMGMLDPVWTESNWNTIGLRVYTVQEAAYDRVVLLGGISVTVLAYLAIVLIRAYITKALKQD; translated from the exons ATGGCTTTAAAAATCGTTTTTCTCATTTTGCTCTTTAGTTTCCGGTTTCGTCTCTCTCTGTCTGGTAATG ggCAAACGACCTCCATGGAATCAGTTCCTGATCTTCAGAAGTCAATGTACATGGTTGTTGATGGATACCCTTGTGTACGACTAGTCAATCTTTCTGGAGAGATTGGTTGCTCAA ATCCTGGTCGAGACAAGGTTGTTGCTCCAATTATAAAATACAAGAACAACAAGGAGTTGGGTCAGCCATCTGCAATTTTGTTGTCAATGGATGATGTGCAAGGTTTCTTTCTTAG AATATCAAATGATTCAAGCTTTGATAGTAATGTTGCTGGTGTTTTGGTTGAATCAAGGGTTGAAATCCAACATAAGCTAAAAG GATTCTCTCCTGCTCGAAAGTTTCCACAAGCTGAATTTGCACCCTATCATAACACTAATTATGAGTGGAACCCAATT GGATCTGGAATCATGTGGAAATCGTATAATTTTCCTGTGTTTTTACTTTCTGAAAGTAGCACATCAACCTTGCAAGAG ATTGCAATGAAGAATGAGAAAACAGAGCAAGCTTATACTACAAATGTTGCAGAATTTGACGTGGTGATGCAG ACAACTAAGGTTGGGACCCATGAGTCAGAATCATGTTTGAAAGAAGAGACTTGTCTTCCATTAGGAGGATACAG TGTTTGGTCAGCAGTCCCACCCATTAACAACTCATCTTCAAATCAGTCCAAGCCCATTATACTAACAGTGGCTTCTATGGATGCTGCATCATTTTTTCGTGACAAAAGCCTTGGTGCAGATTCCCCTCTATCT GGAGTGATATCATTGTTGGCAGCAGTTGATGCCCTTTCTCATGTAGATGGTTTAGACAACCTTAATAAACAG CTTGTCTTTCTTGTTTTCACTGGTGAGGCCTGGGGTTACCTTGGTAGCAGAAGATTTTTAGTTGAACTTGATCAGCAGTCAGATGCTGTTCGTGGTCTCAATAGCTCACTGATTCAGTTG GTCATGGAAATTGGATCCACTGGAAAGGGCTTCAGTCAAGGGAACAAAACCTTCTTTGCTCACACACAG GTTTCATCTGACACAAATGAAGCTTTGGATGCCTTGAAACTTGCTCAAGAGTCCCTTAAATCTGAAGGTGTTACAGTTTCAAATGCCAGCTCTTCTAATCCTGGAATTCCTCCATCATCCTTGATGGCATTTCTGAGAAAG AACTCTTCAACTTCTGGGATTGTGTTAGAGGATTTTGATACCGTTTTTGCCAACAAGTTCTACCATAGTCATCTTGATGATTCAG CAAATATAAACTCTTCAGCGATAGTTGCGGCTGCTTCTCTTGTTGCTCGGACTCTCTATGTTCTTGCGAGTGATAAAAAGGATTCCACCAGTTCAGCCCTAAGTTCAATTAATGTGAATGCCTCTCTAGTAGAAGAACTAATTAGTTGCTTGTTGGACTGTGATCCTGGTCTGTCATGTGAGTTGGTTAGCAGCTATATTATAAGTGTTGATACATGCCCAAGCCATTATGTTGGTGTTGTTCTTGGAGAACCTTCCTCAACACCTTCTCCCAATCAGGTGGATGACATTTCCAGGTTCGTGTGGAACTTTCTGGCAGATAGAACATCAACTCCAAAGGGCACTACAACTGTTTGCTCAAAGGATTGTAGCAACAATGGTGGAGTGTGCATTAGAGCAGAAACCGATGGGAAAGGCATTTGTGTTAACTCCACAACCAG GTACGTCCCGGCATATTCAACTCGCTTGAAGTTGGACTCTGGAACATGGAAAGTGCTGCCTCCGAACTCCTCAGATCCTATGGGGATGCTGGACCCTGTCTGGACGGAGAGCAATTGGAATACGATTGGTCTCCGGGTATACACCGTCCAGGAAGCTGCATATGACCGAGTGGTTCTGCTTGGAGGTATAAGTGTCACAGTCTTGGCTTATTTAGCAATAGTACTAATAAGAGCCTACATAACAAAGGCCTTGAAGCAAGATTGA
- the LOC107904363 gene encoding nicastrin isoform X3: protein MWKSYNFPVFLLSESSTSTLQEIAMKNEKTEQAYTTNVAEFDVVMQTTKVGTHESESCLKEETCLPLGGYSVWSAVPPINNSSSNQSKPIILTVASMDAASFFRDKSLGADSPLSGVISLLAAVDALSHVDGLDNLNKQLVFLVFTGEAWGYLGSRRFLVELDQQSDAVRGLNSSLIQLVMEIGSTGKGFSQGNKTFFAHTQVSSDTNEALDALKLAQESLKSEGVTVSNASSSNPGIPPSSLMAFLRKNSSTSGIVLEDFDTVFANKFYHSHLDDSGEFISFLFVFLCSSFFIMLLKLANTLGIIYVAANINSSAIVAAASLVARTLYVLASDKKDSTSSALSSINVNASLVEELISCLLDCDPGLSCELVSSYIISVDTCPSHYVGVVLGEPSSTPSPNQVDDISRFVWNFLADRTSTPKGTTTVCSKDCSNNGGVCIRAETDGKGICVNSTTRYVPAYSTRLKLDSGTWKVLPPNSSDPMGMLDPVWTESNWNTIGLRVYTVQEAAYDRVVLLGGISVTVLAYLAIVLIRAYITKALKQD, encoded by the exons ATGTGGAAATCGTATAATTTTCCTGTGTTTTTACTTTCTGAAAGTAGCACATCAACCTTGCAAGAG ATTGCAATGAAGAATGAGAAAACAGAGCAAGCTTATACTACAAATGTTGCAGAATTTGACGTGGTGATGCAG ACAACTAAGGTTGGGACCCATGAGTCAGAATCATGTTTGAAAGAAGAGACTTGTCTTCCATTAGGAGGATACAG TGTTTGGTCAGCAGTCCCACCCATTAACAACTCATCTTCAAATCAGTCCAAGCCCATTATACTAACAGTGGCTTCTATGGATGCTGCATCATTTTTTCGTGACAAAAGCCTTGGTGCAGATTCCCCTCTATCT GGAGTGATATCATTGTTGGCAGCAGTTGATGCCCTTTCTCATGTAGATGGTTTAGACAACCTTAATAAACAG CTTGTCTTTCTTGTTTTCACTGGTGAGGCCTGGGGTTACCTTGGTAGCAGAAGATTTTTAGTTGAACTTGATCAGCAGTCAGATGCTGTTCGTGGTCTCAATAGCTCACTGATTCAGTTG GTCATGGAAATTGGATCCACTGGAAAGGGCTTCAGTCAAGGGAACAAAACCTTCTTTGCTCACACACAG GTTTCATCTGACACAAATGAAGCTTTGGATGCCTTGAAACTTGCTCAAGAGTCCCTTAAATCTGAAGGTGTTACAGTTTCAAATGCCAGCTCTTCTAATCCTGGAATTCCTCCATCATCCTTGATGGCATTTCTGAGAAAG AACTCTTCAACTTCTGGGATTGTGTTAGAGGATTTTGATACCGTTTTTGCCAACAAGTTCTACCATAGTCATCTTGATGATTCAGGTGAGTTCATTTCATTCTTGTTTGTTTTTCTCTGCTCTTCATTTTTCATTATGTTACTCAAACTTGCAAATACTCTGGGCATCATCTATGTTGCAGCAAATATAAACTCTTCAGCGATAGTTGCGGCTGCTTCTCTTGTTGCTCGGACTCTCTATGTTCTTGCGAGTGATAAAAAGGATTCCACCAGTTCAGCCCTAAGTTCAATTAATGTGAATGCCTCTCTAGTAGAAGAACTAATTAGTTGCTTGTTGGACTGTGATCCTGGTCTGTCATGTGAGTTGGTTAGCAGCTATATTATAAGTGTTGATACATGCCCAAGCCATTATGTTGGTGTTGTTCTTGGAGAACCTTCCTCAACACCTTCTCCCAATCAGGTGGATGACATTTCCAGGTTCGTGTGGAACTTTCTGGCAGATAGAACATCAACTCCAAAGGGCACTACAACTGTTTGCTCAAAGGATTGTAGCAACAATGGTGGAGTGTGCATTAGAGCAGAAACCGATGGGAAAGGCATTTGTGTTAACTCCACAACCAG GTACGTCCCGGCATATTCAACTCGCTTGAAGTTGGACTCTGGAACATGGAAAGTGCTGCCTCCGAACTCCTCAGATCCTATGGGGATGCTGGACCCTGTCTGGACGGAGAGCAATTGGAATACGATTGGTCTCCGGGTATACACCGTCCAGGAAGCTGCATATGACCGAGTGGTTCTGCTTGGAGGTATAAGTGTCACAGTCTTGGCTTATTTAGCAATAGTACTAATAAGAGCCTACATAACAAAGGCCTTGAAGCAAGATTGA